The following proteins are co-located in the Acidicapsa acidisoli genome:
- a CDS encoding DUF1801 domain-containing protein translates to MKAQLLRFNETVERDPAIDVWMHKHGGALGAIAHEWFEVMRKCGDEVREVLHDGCPVACFGDVPFGYVNVFISHVNVGFFHGAALPDPARLLQGAGKFMRHVKLRTGEAIDAASLNRLIETAYADIKMRVENG, encoded by the coding sequence ATGAAAGCGCAATTGCTACGATTCAACGAAACTGTCGAGCGCGATCCAGCCATCGATGTGTGGATGCATAAGCATGGAGGAGCACTGGGTGCCATCGCGCACGAGTGGTTCGAGGTGATGCGAAAATGCGGCGATGAAGTTCGCGAGGTCCTGCATGACGGCTGTCCGGTAGCCTGCTTCGGCGATGTGCCCTTCGGCTACGTCAATGTATTCATTTCGCACGTGAACGTGGGGTTCTTTCACGGCGCAGCGCTGCCGGATCCGGCCCGGTTGTTGCAAGGCGCCGGCAAATTCATGCGCCACGTAAAGCTAAGAACGGGCGAGGCCATAGATGCCGCGTCGCTCAACAGGCTCATCGAGACGGCATACGCCGATATCAAGATGCGCGTAGAAAACGGTTGA
- a CDS encoding CHAD domain-containing protein: protein MNVKARVRRFPTQIASIHHQPFDIANHPIHMALNADLLQKTFRNLRKALKSFPKVPSPDEVHGLRTQTRRLEATLHALMLDKNEEGNRLSKLLTPVRKAAGEVRDMDVLFGFVSSLAIDSEDECVVQWLEHLGSRRVQAAAELHKIIAARRKEARHYLRRCSTFMDGEFESAKASISNRSRASADVMAVSLQVAAELGEWPKLDAANMHAFRLKVKELRYIFQLAEDSDSTLIEALGEVKDAIGDWHDWNELASLADEASGDRPGRKLTKRIRDRVKEEFERALAVSNRMRKQYLGAAKQKREARRSPIRQKGSLVAATSRLAG from the coding sequence ATGAATGTCAAAGCCCGAGTCCGTCGCTTTCCGACACAGATCGCCTCGATCCATCACCAACCTTTCGATATCGCAAATCATCCAATCCACATGGCGTTGAATGCGGATCTATTGCAGAAAACGTTTCGTAACCTGCGCAAGGCATTGAAGAGTTTCCCGAAAGTGCCATCTCCGGACGAGGTACATGGTCTTCGTACGCAGACGCGACGTCTCGAAGCTACCCTTCATGCCTTGATGCTCGACAAGAACGAAGAGGGAAATCGTTTGTCGAAACTCCTGACGCCTGTTCGAAAAGCGGCGGGGGAAGTGCGAGATATGGATGTTCTTTTTGGATTCGTTTCCTCTCTCGCGATCGATTCCGAAGACGAATGTGTGGTGCAATGGCTGGAGCATCTTGGAAGCCGCCGCGTGCAGGCCGCCGCGGAACTTCACAAGATTATTGCAGCGCGGAGGAAGGAGGCGCGCCACTACCTTAGGCGATGTTCGACATTCATGGACGGGGAGTTCGAATCTGCAAAAGCTAGTATTTCGAATCGTTCGCGGGCGTCTGCAGATGTGATGGCGGTGTCGCTTCAGGTTGCTGCAGAGCTGGGAGAATGGCCAAAGTTGGATGCAGCCAACATGCACGCCTTTCGTCTCAAGGTGAAGGAGCTGCGCTATATTTTCCAGTTGGCAGAGGATAGTGATTCAACCCTTATCGAGGCCCTGGGCGAGGTTAAGGACGCCATTGGTGACTGGCATGACTGGAATGAACTTGCTTCGCTTGCGGACGAGGCCAGCGGAGATCGACCCGGCCGTAAGCTGACGAAGCGAATTCGAGACAGGGTGAAGGAAGAGTTTGAGAGAGCTCTCGCAGTTAGCAACCGAATGCGCAAACAATATCTTGGTGCCGCTAAGCAAAAACGCGAAGCAAGGCGCTCTCCTATCCGGCAGAAGGGCTCTCTCGTGGCGGCGACGTCTCGCCTGGCAGGTTAA
- a CDS encoding dipeptidase, giving the protein MDPHRALNYARAGRKRFVSELTEFLRFPSVSSQPERAGDLRRCAAWLARHLKKIGLDHVRVIPTKGNPIVYASWRRTRDRPTLIFYGHYDVLPGEPLSEWRTPPFVPTLENNALHARGAADDKGQLFSHVKAIESYLKTEGALPVNVICIFEGEEEIGSPNLSYFVERNRRALKAIAAVISDTRMISADQPAISYAQRGGLRAEIEVHGPPQELHSGAFGGAVHNPAMALCSIIAGLHDEEGRVTIPGFYDEVREWSGKERSSMARSGPSDDAILRDAKVEEGWGEPGYSLYERTTIRPDVSVNGILGGHTGHGAKGVIPASALAKISFRLVPDQDPHRIAQLLRDHISRVTPSTVSVTLRTMSSIHPALISRSHSAVQAASHAYRKAFGKPAVFIRSGGSIPVVHTFQNVLGIPAVLMGFGLPDDNIHGPNEKFHLPIFYKAVETCIWYFKLASTLGHSIREPQAKEWSL; this is encoded by the coding sequence TTGGATCCACATCGCGCGCTCAACTATGCTCGTGCCGGCCGGAAGAGATTTGTTTCGGAACTGACGGAGTTCCTTCGCTTTCCCAGTGTCAGCTCTCAACCCGAGAGGGCCGGCGATCTCAGGCGTTGTGCAGCTTGGCTAGCGCGGCATCTAAAGAAGATCGGGCTGGATCACGTACGCGTTATACCAACCAAGGGCAACCCCATTGTCTATGCCTCGTGGCGGCGAACTCGCGATCGTCCGACTCTGATCTTCTACGGGCATTATGATGTGCTGCCGGGAGAGCCCCTGAGTGAATGGCGAACTCCGCCGTTCGTTCCGACGCTTGAAAATAATGCTCTTCATGCACGCGGCGCTGCGGATGATAAGGGGCAGCTTTTTTCCCATGTCAAAGCGATTGAGTCCTATCTGAAGACGGAAGGGGCTCTGCCTGTCAACGTAATCTGCATCTTCGAAGGGGAAGAAGAGATCGGCAGCCCCAATCTTTCTTACTTTGTTGAACGCAACCGTCGCGCGCTCAAGGCTATTGCCGCGGTTATCTCGGATACGCGCATGATATCCGCCGATCAGCCTGCGATCAGTTATGCGCAACGCGGCGGACTTCGCGCCGAAATCGAGGTACATGGGCCGCCTCAAGAGCTGCACTCGGGCGCATTTGGGGGAGCGGTTCACAATCCTGCGATGGCGCTCTGCAGTATCATCGCCGGTCTGCACGACGAAGAGGGCCGAGTTACCATTCCTGGATTTTATGACGAGGTGCGCGAATGGAGTGGAAAGGAACGCAGTTCTATGGCTCGATCCGGCCCTTCGGACGATGCGATTTTACGCGACGCAAAGGTCGAAGAGGGCTGGGGAGAACCGGGCTATAGCTTGTATGAACGCACGACGATACGGCCGGATGTTTCCGTCAACGGCATCCTGGGTGGACATACGGGACACGGCGCGAAAGGAGTGATTCCGGCGAGCGCATTAGCTAAGATCAGCTTTCGGCTGGTCCCCGATCAGGATCCGCATAGGATCGCGCAGCTCCTTCGAGATCATATCTCGCGCGTTACACCGTCGACCGTCAGCGTCACACTGCGTACGATGTCTTCCATCCATCCGGCGCTCATCAGCCGTAGTCATTCCGCGGTTCAGGCCGCGAGCCATGCTTACCGGAAGGCATTTGGAAAGCCGGCGGTCTTTATCCGTTCCGGTGGTTCCATTCCGGTGGTCCATACCTTTCAGAATGTTCTGGGCATCCCCGCGGTTCTGATGGGTTTCGGATTGCCAGACGATAACATCCACGGACCCAACGAGAAGTTTCACCTGCCAATCTTCTACAAAGCAGTTGAGACTTGCATCTGGTATTTCAAACTGGCATCTACGTTGGGACATTCGATTCGGGAACCGCAAGCAAAGGAATGGAGCCTATGA
- a CDS encoding CRTAC1 family protein, whose amino-acid sequence MIAFQLALGQEMKRPSAVPHTHESTVAKALEVEDITSRTGIHFDHLSSVEKRYIVESMSGGVALIDFDRDGWPDIFFTNAPDVDMFLAGKKARNALYRNNHDGTFTDVTDKAGVGFPCWAMGATVGDYNNDGWPDLLVSCFGGVVLYRNNGDGTFTNVTTESGLSADKGWATGAVFGDYDGDGFVDLFVPHYVDLDLNDLPTIGSKRTCMYHEIPVQCGPRGLKGSPDNLYRNNGDGTFSDVSAKAGVGDAQRYFGLGAVWSDFDNDGKLDLFVANDGEPNYLYRNDGNGRFTDMAYRAGVAVNGNGSEQANMGVALGDYLHSGRFSIAITHFSEEYTALFRNDGGWNFADVSFDAGIAKATVPYVGWGDAFLDIDNDGWSDLALVNGHVYPQVDTKDIGTKYREPKIFFLNQHNGKFRDISRVSGPAVQVPQASRGLAVGDLFNDGHLELVVENIEGRPMVLRTEPDARNHWIGLELAGTKSNRLALNVRVRVTARDLVQSDEVRSGGSYLSQNDLRLHFGLGAHARIDKVEIFWPSGKRETLTNLAVDQFYSVLEGEGIVPAERIRPSSPARSHF is encoded by the coding sequence TTGATTGCTTTTCAACTGGCGCTTGGCCAGGAGATGAAGCGGCCTTCGGCGGTGCCCCACACACATGAAAGCACGGTCGCCAAAGCGTTGGAAGTGGAAGATATTACGTCCAGGACGGGTATTCACTTCGATCATCTTTCCTCTGTGGAGAAACGGTACATCGTTGAGTCGATGAGCGGCGGTGTCGCACTCATCGATTTTGATCGAGACGGGTGGCCGGATATTTTCTTCACGAACGCGCCTGACGTCGACATGTTTCTGGCTGGCAAGAAAGCGCGCAACGCGCTCTATCGTAACAACCACGATGGCACCTTCACCGACGTTACGGACAAAGCTGGCGTTGGCTTTCCCTGCTGGGCCATGGGTGCAACGGTAGGCGACTACAACAATGACGGCTGGCCCGATCTGCTTGTCTCGTGTTTCGGCGGTGTTGTCCTTTATCGCAACAATGGAGATGGAACTTTCACGAATGTCACTACGGAATCTGGCTTGAGCGCAGACAAGGGCTGGGCTACCGGGGCTGTGTTTGGAGACTACGACGGGGATGGATTCGTTGATCTCTTTGTTCCACATTATGTAGATCTGGATTTGAACGATCTACCTACGATTGGATCGAAGAGAACCTGCATGTATCACGAGATTCCGGTCCAGTGTGGACCGCGTGGACTCAAAGGCTCTCCCGACAATCTGTATCGCAACAATGGAGATGGCACATTCTCAGACGTTTCAGCGAAGGCAGGCGTGGGGGATGCGCAACGTTATTTCGGACTGGGCGCCGTGTGGTCGGATTTTGACAACGATGGCAAGCTTGATCTTTTCGTGGCGAATGATGGTGAGCCGAATTATCTCTACAGAAATGATGGTAACGGCAGATTCACGGATATGGCGTATCGAGCCGGAGTAGCTGTGAATGGAAACGGCAGCGAGCAGGCCAACATGGGTGTCGCCCTGGGAGATTACCTGCACAGCGGCAGATTCTCCATTGCCATTACGCACTTTAGTGAGGAGTACACGGCGCTGTTTCGTAATGATGGAGGCTGGAACTTCGCGGATGTGTCCTTTGATGCAGGTATTGCTAAGGCTACAGTTCCGTATGTCGGCTGGGGTGATGCGTTTCTGGACATCGACAACGACGGATGGTCGGACCTCGCGCTGGTCAACGGGCACGTTTACCCGCAGGTGGACACGAAAGATATAGGAACCAAATATCGTGAACCGAAAATATTTTTTCTCAATCAGCATAATGGGAAATTTCGCGATATCAGCAGAGTATCGGGGCCGGCTGTTCAGGTCCCGCAAGCGAGCCGTGGATTGGCCGTAGGTGACTTGTTCAACGATGGGCATCTCGAACTGGTGGTCGAGAATATTGAGGGTCGTCCGATGGTTCTGAGGACAGAGCCTGATGCGAGGAATCACTGGATCGGTCTGGAACTGGCGGGAACGAAAAGCAATCGGCTGGCATTGAACGTGCGGGTCCGTGTAACTGCCCGCGACCTGGTGCAGTCGGACGAGGTGCGAAGCGGCGGGAGCTATCTCTCACAGAACGACCTGAGGCTTCACTTTGGTTTGGGAGCACACGCAAGAATCGATAAGGTAGAGATCTTCTGGCCATCCGGGAAGCGGGAGACCTTAACGAATTTGGCAGTAGACCAGTTTTATTCGGTGCTTGAGGGGGAAGGGATAGTGCCCGCGGAACGGATCCGGCCGAGTTCTCCAGCGCGATCACATTTTTAA
- a CDS encoding amidohydrolase family protein encodes MIIDCHCHAGKGDRMTAPWNTEAAIEPYLRRARAAGIAKTVVVATFHSDYAKANADVARIIARYPDRLIGFVFVHASRDAGRIFSMVAHALHRWHFRGIKIHGYEAMPTREVCEAARRFRVPIFVDVVSRPEVIDMLAPQYPDVNFIVAHLGSYTDDWRAHQQVVYQVARYPNVYADTSAVRRFDYIVEAIKRAGPRKLLFGSDGPWIHPGVELHKIRMLGLPKEQSKLVLGGNVMRLMRHAHVGEAASHVARSEKYSGDGEPELFEASAPRLLSPDPAASASDFNEYRL; translated from the coding sequence ATGATCATCGATTGCCATTGCCACGCGGGGAAGGGCGATCGCATGACGGCGCCGTGGAATACGGAAGCGGCGATTGAGCCTTATCTTCGGCGCGCTCGCGCGGCTGGTATTGCGAAGACCGTTGTGGTGGCGACCTTTCACAGCGACTATGCCAAAGCGAACGCCGATGTGGCTCGTATCATTGCCCGCTATCCAGACCGTCTCATCGGTTTTGTCTTTGTCCACGCTAGTCGCGACGCTGGCCGCATATTCTCAATGGTGGCACACGCCCTTCATCGCTGGCATTTTCGCGGCATCAAGATTCACGGCTACGAGGCGATGCCCACGCGTGAGGTTTGTGAAGCAGCTCGCAGGTTCCGCGTGCCGATTTTTGTCGATGTGGTAAGCCGCCCTGAAGTCATCGACATGCTTGCGCCACAATATCCCGATGTCAACTTCATTGTCGCTCATCTCGGCAGTTACACGGACGATTGGCGCGCACACCAGCAGGTGGTTTATCAAGTTGCCCGCTACCCTAATGTCTACGCGGACACTTCGGCGGTGCGGCGCTTCGACTACATCGTAGAAGCCATCAAGCGCGCTGGGCCGCGCAAGCTTTTGTTCGGTTCCGACGGTCCGTGGATTCATCCCGGCGTCGAGCTTCATAAAATCAGGATGTTAGGCTTGCCAAAGGAACAGAGCAAGCTCGTGCTGGGCGGGAACGTGATGCGCTTAATGCGCCACGCCCATGTCGGCGAGGCAGCATCGCATGTAGCCCGCAGTGAGAAATATAGCGGGGATGGCGAGCCAGAGCTTTTTGAGGCTTCGGCCCCAAGACTGTTATCGCCCGATCCCGCTGCGTCCGCGAGCGACTTCAACGAATACCGTCTTTAG
- a CDS encoding (2Fe-2S)-binding protein: MSSVKQVLLVNGKSQTVEIDPDTPLLFVLNDELHLNAPHFGCGMAQCGACTVMIGSQVVRSCVKPVGSVGREPITTLEGLGSPEKPHPIQQAFLEEGAAQCGYCLSGVILTAKALLDAKPHATDQEIRESLGGVLCRCFAHARILRAIRLYRDGRHG, translated from the coding sequence GTGAGTTCCGTGAAACAGGTTCTCTTGGTGAACGGTAAGAGCCAGACAGTCGAGATCGATCCCGACACGCCCTTGCTGTTTGTGTTGAACGACGAGCTTCACTTGAATGCGCCTCACTTCGGTTGCGGCATGGCGCAGTGCGGGGCCTGTACCGTGATGATCGGATCGCAGGTCGTTCGTTCCTGTGTGAAACCGGTCGGCAGCGTTGGTCGGGAGCCCATTACGACGCTCGAGGGTCTTGGTTCTCCGGAGAAACCTCATCCGATTCAACAGGCTTTTCTCGAGGAAGGCGCAGCGCAGTGTGGGTACTGCCTGAGTGGGGTAATTCTGACTGCAAAGGCTTTGTTGGATGCAAAACCGCATGCAACGGATCAGGAGATTCGCGAGTCCCTCGGAGGGGTGTTGTGTCGCTGCTTTGCGCACGCTCGAATATTGCGTGCGATTCGCCTTTACCGAGACGGGAGGCATGGATGA
- a CDS encoding MFS transporter translates to MIETSQRRMNSPGQVLFASLVGTTVEFFDFYIYATAAVLVFPRLFFPASDPASSTLASLATFAIAFIARPIGSALFGHFGDRIGRKKTLVLALSTMGVSTFLIGALPAYQTIGVAAPLLLALFRFGQGVGLGGEWGGAVLLAVENAPPRKRALYGMFPQLGAPIGFLFSGGIFLLLSRWLTDQQFFAFGWRLPFLASAVLVLLGLYVRLTITETPVFQASIERSEPVGVPMFTVFRHHARSLFAGILTSLATFVLFYLMTVFALSWGTSALHYSRASFLMIQLLGILFFAITIPISAMLAERGRRPVMFTVTVLIALFGLVLAPLFTAGTAGAVVMTCLGLSLMGFTYGPLGTIVSELFPTPVRYTGSSLAFSVAGILGASLAPYIATWLAKNLGLRYVGYYLTASAVLTLLGLLLIRETKDDDLVTSNL, encoded by the coding sequence ATGATCGAAACAAGCCAAAGGCGCATGAATTCCCCAGGCCAGGTCTTATTTGCCAGCCTGGTGGGAACAACTGTTGAATTTTTTGATTTCTATATTTATGCCACAGCTGCGGTTTTGGTCTTTCCTCGCCTTTTCTTTCCAGCTTCGGATCCTGCTTCTTCAACGCTGGCCTCATTGGCAACCTTCGCCATAGCGTTCATTGCGCGCCCGATCGGATCTGCCCTTTTCGGACACTTTGGCGACCGGATCGGACGCAAGAAGACACTGGTTCTCGCGCTTTCGACCATGGGAGTGTCAACTTTCCTGATTGGTGCGTTACCCGCATATCAGACGATTGGTGTCGCCGCGCCGTTGCTGCTCGCTCTCTTCCGCTTCGGACAGGGCGTTGGTCTTGGAGGAGAATGGGGCGGAGCTGTTCTGCTTGCCGTTGAGAATGCTCCGCCGAGAAAGCGTGCGCTCTACGGCATGTTTCCGCAGCTCGGAGCACCCATTGGCTTCCTTTTCTCTGGCGGCATTTTTCTGCTCCTCTCCCGATGGCTCACGGACCAGCAGTTCTTCGCCTTCGGCTGGCGGCTACCATTCCTTGCCAGCGCGGTGCTGGTGCTCCTCGGTCTCTATGTTCGGCTGACCATCACGGAGACGCCGGTATTCCAAGCTTCCATCGAGCGCTCCGAGCCGGTTGGTGTCCCGATGTTTACCGTCTTCCGTCACCACGCCCGGTCACTGTTTGCGGGCATTCTTACCTCTCTCGCGACATTCGTTCTTTTCTATTTGATGACCGTCTTTGCGCTATCCTGGGGAACCAGCGCACTCCACTACAGCCGCGCCAGTTTTCTGATGATCCAACTACTCGGCATCCTCTTCTTCGCGATCACGATTCCTATCTCCGCCATGCTTGCCGAGCGCGGACGCCGCCCTGTTATGTTCACGGTCACTGTGTTGATCGCTCTCTTTGGCCTTGTGCTCGCCCCATTGTTCACGGCGGGCACTGCCGGAGCCGTAGTGATGACGTGTCTTGGCCTTTCTCTGATGGGCTTTACTTATGGTCCACTCGGCACCATCGTCTCAGAGCTGTTCCCAACTCCGGTTCGATATACCGGGAGCTCTCTCGCCTTTAGCGTGGCGGGGATTTTGGGCGCCTCCCTTGCCCCTTATATTGCTACCTGGCTCGCGAAGAATTTAGGCCTGCGATATGTTGGCTACTACCTCACGGCCTCCGCGGTTCTCACACTCCTGGGCTTGCTGTTGATCCGAGAAACGAAAGACGATGATCTCGTCACATCAAATCTTTGA
- a CDS encoding response regulator transcription factor: MRSSPALVAMEFPAELTLTRADEVVRTLVELVGRKGAGKALESDTDEASEEVLVDTEIQGSRYLLVRMPKPRSGRIRLSPREQEIVRMVAKGHPNKVIADVLNISSWTVCTHLRRIFAKLGVGSRAAMVAQLLESGGLASEHHGTVGSK; this comes from the coding sequence ATGCGAAGCAGCCCAGCCCTGGTCGCCATGGAGTTTCCTGCCGAACTCACCCTGACACGTGCGGATGAGGTGGTACGCACGCTGGTGGAGTTGGTCGGAAGAAAGGGTGCTGGCAAAGCACTCGAAAGTGATACAGATGAAGCTTCCGAAGAAGTTCTCGTCGACACCGAAATCCAGGGTTCTCGCTACCTTCTGGTGCGAATGCCCAAACCAAGATCCGGCCGAATTCGACTTAGTCCGCGGGAACAGGAAATCGTGCGTATGGTCGCCAAGGGGCATCCCAACAAGGTCATCGCGGACGTACTCAACATAAGTTCGTGGACCGTTTGCACCCACCTGCGCCGTATCTTCGCCAAACTTGGAGTGGGATCAAGAGCGGCAATGGTCGCGCAGTTGCTGGAGTCAGGCGGACTTGCTTCGGAACATCATGGGACAGTCGGATCAAAGTGA
- a CDS encoding xanthine dehydrogenase family protein molybdopterin-binding subunit produces the protein MIAPRREFLKGAGVLIVGLSSNFLAFAQEGQFGTHRSHVDPDKLDSWIAINSDGTVTAFTGKCDLGQGIFTAQSQLIAEELCVPLQAVRLVQCDTDVTPDQGSTSGSQSTPTNFNVQDLALAAATAREALIGMAALQFGEDERTLTAIDGAVRSPGGRQITYASLIGTKKFSLPVNKEAKRRSPKEWTILGKPVRALDHAALMTGGFEFVQNVRVPGMLHGRVVRPPAMGATLLSADKASITGIPGVVAVVVREDFVGIVAETQFAAVQAARRLVCRWNPGPALPPQDRFFDHMQQQPSHDELSVDSGDVADGLQRAHHVLHARYTYPYQMHGSLGSSCAVADVKSDHAVVWSPTQSVYPTRNCIAMLLNMPPDRVRVIFVRGSGCYGLNGADAVSFDAAVLSQAVGRPVRLQYTRQDEMMWENFGNACVIEHRVGLDADGSIVAWDRENWVANRGSRPGYDKPGNVISGMLLGYDPEPLKPTPAKAPTRKLRNGSNTVPEYVVGCAGGVCSGSGTVKSERVLTHTVASPFYTGPLRSPLRIQNTFANECFMDELAYMAGADPVEYRLRHLHDERVRGVLQTVAKAANWQARSVHRKSASGHEEVTGRGVACVAYEGDNGYAALIADLAVNLRTGVVRPIKFTIAIDCGPISNPDGLRNQVEGGLLQGMSRSLVEEVTWDAERVTSVDWEGYTSLRLDYNVPAIETIFVVPDDVSATGAGETSITVAPAAIGNAIFDATGVRLRHVPFTPARLLAAIHRRFEATSV, from the coding sequence ATGATAGCGCCGCGCCGCGAATTCCTTAAGGGGGCCGGAGTGTTGATCGTCGGCCTGTCTTCTAATTTTCTCGCATTTGCGCAGGAGGGACAGTTTGGAACACACCGGTCGCATGTCGATCCGGATAAGCTGGATTCCTGGATCGCTATAAATTCCGATGGGACCGTTACGGCATTCACGGGGAAATGCGACCTCGGCCAGGGCATCTTTACCGCGCAATCCCAATTGATCGCGGAGGAGCTATGCGTACCTTTGCAAGCTGTGAGGCTTGTTCAATGCGACACGGATGTCACGCCGGATCAGGGCAGCACTTCGGGTAGCCAATCGACGCCAACCAACTTTAATGTGCAAGACCTTGCGCTGGCAGCCGCAACGGCGCGGGAAGCCCTCATAGGCATGGCTGCGCTGCAGTTTGGAGAGGACGAGCGGACGCTGACAGCGATAGACGGAGCGGTCAGATCTCCCGGAGGCAGACAGATAACGTATGCCAGTCTCATCGGCACAAAGAAGTTCAGTCTGCCCGTAAACAAAGAGGCGAAACGCCGCTCCCCGAAGGAATGGACAATCTTAGGCAAGCCTGTTCGCGCACTCGATCACGCTGCACTGATGACGGGGGGATTTGAGTTCGTCCAGAATGTTCGCGTCCCCGGAATGCTCCACGGCCGGGTTGTGCGCCCTCCTGCAATGGGGGCAACGCTGCTATCGGCAGATAAGGCTTCGATCACAGGTATCCCCGGTGTGGTTGCGGTTGTCGTCCGTGAGGATTTCGTCGGGATTGTGGCGGAGACTCAGTTTGCTGCAGTGCAGGCTGCTCGCAGACTGGTCTGCAGATGGAATCCTGGTCCAGCGTTGCCGCCGCAGGACAGGTTCTTCGATCATATGCAGCAGCAGCCCTCGCATGACGAGTTGAGTGTGGATTCCGGAGATGTCGCAGATGGACTTCAGAGGGCACATCACGTTCTTCATGCGCGTTATACATATCCGTATCAAATGCATGGATCGCTCGGCTCCTCCTGCGCTGTTGCCGATGTAAAGTCAGATCATGCGGTCGTGTGGTCTCCCACGCAGTCGGTCTATCCGACACGAAACTGCATTGCGATGCTTCTCAATATGCCGCCCGACAGAGTCCGCGTCATCTTTGTGCGCGGATCGGGCTGTTACGGGCTGAACGGTGCAGACGCCGTGTCATTCGATGCGGCCGTGCTGTCGCAGGCGGTAGGAAGGCCGGTACGGCTCCAGTACACTCGGCAGGACGAGATGATGTGGGAGAATTTCGGGAATGCGTGTGTCATAGAACATCGCGTGGGTCTTGATGCAGATGGTTCTATCGTTGCGTGGGACAGGGAGAACTGGGTGGCCAATCGTGGCAGCCGCCCAGGCTACGACAAGCCCGGAAATGTCATCAGCGGAATGCTGCTTGGCTATGATCCCGAGCCATTGAAACCCACGCCCGCGAAGGCGCCCACCAGGAAATTGCGCAACGGCAGCAACACGGTCCCGGAATATGTCGTCGGCTGCGCAGGCGGAGTATGTAGTGGCAGCGGTACTGTAAAGAGCGAGCGCGTATTGACACATACTGTCGCGTCACCGTTTTATACAGGGCCACTGCGTTCACCGTTGCGCATTCAAAATACATTTGCGAACGAATGCTTCATGGACGAACTCGCCTATATGGCAGGCGCGGACCCGGTGGAATATCGACTGCGCCATCTCCATGATGAAAGGGTCCGTGGTGTTCTACAGACCGTCGCCAAAGCCGCGAACTGGCAGGCTCGATCGGTTCACCGAAAATCTGCTTCCGGGCATGAAGAAGTGACGGGACGGGGCGTGGCCTGTGTCGCCTATGAAGGCGATAACGGTTATGCCGCCCTGATTGCAGACCTGGCTGTGAACTTGCGAACCGGTGTTGTGCGACCGATAAAATTTACGATCGCAATTGACTGCGGGCCGATATCGAATCCCGACGGATTGCGCAATCAAGTCGAGGGCGGATTGTTGCAAGGCATGAGTCGTTCTTTAGTGGAAGAGGTCACCTGGGACGCAGAGCGCGTTACCTCGGTGGACTGGGAGGGATACACCAGCCTTCGTCTCGACTATAACGTTCCGGCTATAGAAACCATCTTCGTTGTGCCGGACGATGTGAGCGCGACGGGTGCGGGAGAGACTTCGATCACGGTGGCTCCGGCGGCCATCGGTAACGCGATCTTTGACGCAACCGGAGTGCGTCTGCGTCACGTGCCTTTCACCCCCGCGCGGTTGCTTGCAGCGATCCATCGCCGCTTTGAGGCGACGTCGGTATGA